A stretch of the Rosa rugosa chromosome 5, drRosRugo1.1, whole genome shotgun sequence genome encodes the following:
- the LOC133712555 gene encoding uncharacterized protein LOC133712555 isoform X1, which produces MAAMVARVTLDHIARQSNDIRRLADFYIETFGFEEVESPKIGPLKVIWLSLPSGFTIHLIESNPSYPPNQRNDTSPGADPARIPRGHHMCFCVSNFETFVQTLKEKGIQIAHRPVQFNPNGSKKIDQATLWKFLTPRHYNGMLEMAMQIDVKQTFNTFS; this is translated from the exons ATGGCAGCAATGGTAGCACGAGTAACTCTGGATCACATTGCCAGACAATCCAACGACATTAGGCGCCTCGCCGATTTCTACATAGAG ACATTTGGATTCGAGGAGGTAGAGAGCCCAAAGATTGGGCCACTCAAGGTAATATGGCTGAGTTTACCCTCAGGTTTTACTATACACCTTATTGAGTCCAACCCAAGTTACCCACCTAACCAGAGGAACGACACATCACCGGGAGCCGACCCAGCCCGTATTCCCAGAGGCCACCATATGTGCTTCTGTGTCTCCAATTTCGAAACCTTTGTGCAAACACTCAAG GAAAAAGGAATTCAGATTGCTCATAGGCCAGTTCAATTTAATCCAAATGGCAGTAAGAAGATCGACCAG GCAACGCTTTGGAAGTTTCTGACTCCACGGCACTACAATGGAATGCTCGAAATGGCAATGCAGATTGATGTGAAGCAGACATTCAATACATTTTCATAA
- the LOC133712555 gene encoding glyoxylase I 4-like isoform X2, producing MAAMVARVTLDHIARQSNDIRRLADFYIETFGFEEVESPKIGPLKVIWLSLPSGFTIHLIESNPSYPPNQRNDTSPGADPARIPRGHHMCFCVSNFETFVQTLKEKGIQIAHRPVQFNPNGSKKIDQVFFFDPDGNALEVSDSTALQWNARNGNAD from the exons ATGGCAGCAATGGTAGCACGAGTAACTCTGGATCACATTGCCAGACAATCCAACGACATTAGGCGCCTCGCCGATTTCTACATAGAG ACATTTGGATTCGAGGAGGTAGAGAGCCCAAAGATTGGGCCACTCAAGGTAATATGGCTGAGTTTACCCTCAGGTTTTACTATACACCTTATTGAGTCCAACCCAAGTTACCCACCTAACCAGAGGAACGACACATCACCGGGAGCCGACCCAGCCCGTATTCCCAGAGGCCACCATATGTGCTTCTGTGTCTCCAATTTCGAAACCTTTGTGCAAACACTCAAG GAAAAAGGAATTCAGATTGCTCATAGGCCAGTTCAATTTAATCCAAATGGCAGTAAGAAGATCGACCAGGTCTTTTTCTTTGATCCAGATG GCAACGCTTTGGAAGTTTCTGACTCCACGGCACTACAATGGAATGCTCGAAATGGCAATGCAGATTGA
- the LOC133712555 gene encoding uncharacterized protein LOC133712555 isoform X3: MAAMVARVTLDHIARQSNDIRRLADFYIETFGFEEVESPKIGPLKVIWLSLPSGFTIHLIESNPSYPPNQRNDTSPGADPARIPRGHHMCFCVSNFETFVQTLKEKGIQIAHRPVQFNPNGSKKIDQVFFFDPDGRKFLLPHGKDESC; encoded by the exons ATGGCAGCAATGGTAGCACGAGTAACTCTGGATCACATTGCCAGACAATCCAACGACATTAGGCGCCTCGCCGATTTCTACATAGAG ACATTTGGATTCGAGGAGGTAGAGAGCCCAAAGATTGGGCCACTCAAGGTAATATGGCTGAGTTTACCCTCAGGTTTTACTATACACCTTATTGAGTCCAACCCAAGTTACCCACCTAACCAGAGGAACGACACATCACCGGGAGCCGACCCAGCCCGTATTCCCAGAGGCCACCATATGTGCTTCTGTGTCTCCAATTTCGAAACCTTTGTGCAAACACTCAAG GAAAAAGGAATTCAGATTGCTCATAGGCCAGTTCAATTTAATCCAAATGGCAGTAAGAAGATCGACCAGGTCTTTTTCTTTGATCCAGATG GGAGAAAGTTTTTGCTGCCACATGGGAAAGATGAGTCTTGTTAG